A window of Besnoitia besnoiti strain Bb-Ger1 chromosome Unknown contig00087, whole genome shotgun sequence genomic DNA:
gtaccagaagccatgtgatctatatagtataacgggacattagaccgaacctgcgatagataaatatatcttggatgattgtatattagcggctaaatgtcaatcaacatgcgaattttaggttttccatgaaatctattttggaagaagaggcttgatagtactaccgtaagtacataatatacagtcccagcagtagcggttaaactatagaagagtcgagtattatccatgcataccaggcgtaaaaagcgttcatccagttactaaacaggtccaggccaacaagaatccgatccgtgtattccgtacagactaacattaagaggcgactaccaaagtgaatgtcatgatattcgtacagcttgtatacaaatgttggtttttcaaatatacgctggataccactatacttaatgcacttaacatgatggtcatgaaaagcacaagagaacttggatccggtaaacaaagaccttcaagatctaaaccagtagtccaactcgtagtatatactccccagaaaaagctgataaataatcctgtctcagagatgataactccaagtacgatgctactgattagactagcatctgagtagtagttttctctcgctgttaagatgagtgagaacaagaatccatatattacgcctagaacataaccgatgtggaataatcttaatgtagtaggatattgaaatccaacacttttagctgtcttaagcagtccagtggggtggtggtgtactgcaatcataaagaacttggttgtctgtatctcataaccggagtcatcttcagtattctaggaactataatgtctttgtttattcgatttgagttatacagttctggatcgcggatcatttgtacagagacgatagctacttataatgtgataataacgatacatggcctagctatgatctttatgttcttaatgcctgctttgtacggaggatatggtaacttctttgtaccaatatatattggtggttcggaagtcgttttcccaagaactaacgcgatctcctattttctagtaccattagtgaactctttttggtctgatcctaagtacgcagtgagctaactagatacaaggaacttgacaagcattaatagatttatataaacgacaaggacatgagtctactggattttataatacagggttgaactgtgggttagtttcaatgcccaaggcagagcactggattggatacccagggaactgtgctcccattaataagaatcatattctaagtcaccaggcatgcaataccaatcagataacaactgaagctagactccatgttacacttactaaaatgggattcctaggttgatataaactacctttttctggggagtatatactacgagttggactactggtttagatcttgaaggtctttgtttaccggatccaagttctcttgtgcttttcatgaccatcatgttaagtgcattaagtatagtggtatccagcgtatatttgaaaaaccaacatttgtatacaagctgtacgaatatcatgacattcactttggtagtcgccttcttaaatgttagtctgtacggaatacttaggactatctctttatattaatgataatgcatttggtaatggacttttcatcttaactggtatacattttagccatgttattgttggagctatccttgtattcttcactcaaagtatctatagttctttagttacttacatgcctacaagctctataatgctaagcaaatctaaaggtatgttatgcaagatctttacagaaccattcactattttatatctacactttgtagaaaccatgtggatattaatccacattacattctatctctaaatcatataacggtcgtaaggtacgccggggataacaggtcagataatattgggagttctaatcctcggattgtatcagcacctcaTGTcgctcattactcccttgttattgaacaag
This region includes:
- a CDS encoding uncharacterized protein (encoded by transcript BESB_081210), whose protein sequence is MNTEDDSGYEIQTTKFFMIAVHHHPTGLLKTAKSVGFQYPTTLRLFHIGYVLGVIYGFLFSLILTARENYYSDASLISSIVLGVIISETGLFISFFWGVYTTSWTTGLDLEGLCLPDPSSLVLFMTIMLSALSIVVSSVYLKNQHLYTSCTNIMTFTLVVAS